From the genome of Anaerolineales bacterium, one region includes:
- a CDS encoding MoxR family ATPase: protein MDTASLKEWYAQIREESSKVLVGMQDSLELMVAALLAGGHVLLEGVPGTAKTLMAKTLAHVLRVNFSRIQFTPDLMPSDILGTSVFDVTTGKFHLKKGPVFTQILLADEINRAPAKTQSALLEIMEERQVSLEGERFVIPPPFLVIATQNPVEFEGTYPLPEAQLDRFLFKILVPYLPLEKELEVLRRYHAGFDPHELAESGLRAVSSGEDVLRFRREIQSVRVEEGILLYIARIAAASRNSPDITLGASMRASSHVLLAAKAYAALQGRDFVVPEDVKRVVHPVYRHRLLLKPEAEIEGLDPEAVIRRLLAQVEVPR, encoded by the coding sequence ATGGATACCGCATCGTTGAAGGAATGGTACGCGCAGATCCGGGAGGAATCCTCGAAGGTCCTTGTGGGAATGCAGGATTCCCTTGAGCTGATGGTGGCCGCGCTGCTCGCCGGCGGACACGTCCTGCTGGAGGGCGTTCCCGGGACGGCCAAGACCCTGATGGCCAAAACGCTGGCCCATGTATTGCGGGTGAATTTTTCCCGGATCCAATTCACGCCGGATCTGATGCCCTCCGACATCCTCGGCACGAGCGTGTTCGACGTCACGACCGGCAAGTTCCACTTGAAGAAGGGGCCGGTGTTCACCCAGATCCTGCTGGCGGACGAGATCAACCGGGCTCCGGCCAAGACCCAATCCGCACTGCTGGAAATCATGGAGGAACGACAGGTCAGCCTGGAAGGGGAGCGGTTCGTCATCCCTCCGCCGTTCCTGGTGATCGCCACGCAAAATCCGGTGGAGTTCGAAGGCACCTATCCGCTGCCCGAAGCCCAGCTTGACCGCTTTCTTTTTAAGATTCTGGTGCCGTACCTGCCGCTGGAGAAGGAACTGGAGGTGCTGCGGCGGTATCACGCCGGTTTCGACCCGCATGAGTTAGCCGAATCCGGATTGCGGGCCGTCTCCTCCGGCGAGGATGTGCTGCGCTTCCGCCGGGAAATCCAATCCGTGCGGGTCGAGGAGGGAATCCTCCTCTATATCGCCCGGATCGCCGCCGCAAGCCGGAATTCCCCGGACATCACCCTGGGGGCGAGCATGCGGGCGTCCAGCCATGTCCTACTGGCGGCAAAAGCGTATGCCGCACTGCAGGGAAGGGATTTCGTCGTGCCGGAGGACGTCAAGCGAGTCGTGCATCCCGTGTACCGCCACCGCCTGCTGCTCAAGCCTGAGGCGGAGATCGAAGGCTTGGATCCGGAAGCGGTCATCCGCCGGCTGTTGGCCCAAGTGGAAGTGCCGCGGTAA